A DNA window from Vigna angularis cultivar LongXiaoDou No.4 chromosome 1, ASM1680809v1, whole genome shotgun sequence contains the following coding sequences:
- the LOC108323747 gene encoding uncharacterized protein LOC108323747 isoform X1, protein MEYERIEKVQAGIISPSKLRMKLLGPHHHRKKDGSNSNSSRTSPSRLEDAEFVNSLLASKNDNLEDEVTSPSLEVLSLKPSSDAVVDRKQSGKISHEAKETIAKENGETGRVKMQHFQKVVGSGSSSTIHALRSVEDENLDYDSNASSSSFEFDKGERPGNNPATRSLFRPIPSKWNDAEKWIMNRQNIHANHSKKHVAHNQANRMASSMVRVAPESAHYDHKLPTGKVTETKRVDFCQPTSHTGFEKFSFVPSDAHSVSGQAHGANPVVESFPQSKDLKEVNELVLSSSRGTDDQSVMPGIRSVAMRDMGTEMTPVPSQEPSRTATPVGSATPLRSPVSSMPSTPRRGAPASTPLDNMTDEDSQFPVENGRRHLSEEEMKIKTRREIAALGVQLGKMNIAAWASKDEQEKNQSSLQGTNMQEQERIEFEKRAAMWEEAEKSKHTARFKREEIKIQAWESEQKAKLEAEMRRTEAKVEQIRAQTHAKMVKKIAMARQRSEEKRAAAEARKNREAERTVAQAEYIRQTGRLPSSSYICCGWL, encoded by the exons ATGGAGTACGAGAGGATAGAGAAAGTTCAG GCTGGAATAATTTCTCCCAGTAAACTGAGGATGAAGTTGTTAGGGCCTCATCATCATAGGAAGAAGGATGGATCCAATAGTAATTCATCCAGAACTTCCCCTTCAAGGCTTGAAGATGCTGAATTTGTTAATAGCTTACTTGCTTCAAAAAATGACAACCTTGAAGATGAAG TTACATCTCCAAGCTTAGAGGTTCTATCATTAAAGCCATCCAGTGATGCTGTGGTGGACCGGAAACAGAGTGGGAAGATTTCCCATGAAGCAAAGGAGACAATAGCGAAGGAAAATGGTGAGACGGGTCGTGTAAAGATGCAGCATTTTCAGAAGGTTGTTGGTAGTGGAAGTTCAAGCACAATTCACGCGCTGAGATCAGTGGAAGATGAAAATCTTGATTATGACAGCAATGCCAGCTCGTCGAGTTTTGAGTTTGATAAAGGAGAGAGACCGGGGAACAATCCTGCCACTAGATCTCTATTCAGACCTATTCCTTCTAAGTGGAACGATGCCGAGAAATGGATAATGAATAGGCAAAACATACATGCTAATCACTCCAAAAAACATGTTGCACATAACCAAGCGAATCGCATGGCATCAAGCATGGTGAGGGTTGCTCCCGAGTCTGCTCATTATGATCATAAGCTCCCCACAGGCAAGGTGACGGAAACGAAAAGAGTTGATTTCTGTCAACCCACATCACATACGGGATTTGAAAAGTTCTCTTTTGTTCCCTCCGATGCTCATTCAGTTTCAGGTCAAGCACATGGAGCAAATCCAGTGGTAGAGTCTTTTCCCCAAAGCAAAGATTTGAAGGAAGTGAATGAATTGGTTCTATCTTCCTCAAGAGGAACAGATGATCAATCAG TGATGCCTGGGATAAGATCCGTTGCGATGAGAGACATGGGAACTGAAATGACCCCTGTGCCAAGTCAAGAACCTTCGCGGACAGCTACTCCTGTTGGGTCTGCAACTCCACTACGGAGCCCAGTTTCGTCGATGCCGTCGACTCCTCGGAGAGGTGCACCAGCTTCAACACCTTTGGACAACATGACCGATGAGGATTCCCAGTTTCCCGTTGAAAATGGCAGAAGACATTTGTCtgaagaagagatgaagatAAAGACAAGGAGAGAGATTGCAGCCCTTGGAGTGCAGCTTGGTAAGATGAACATTGCTGCATGGGCAAGCAAAGATGAGCAGGAAAAGAACCAATCTTCTCTTCAGGGCACCAATATGCAAGAACAGGAgagaattgaatttgaaaaacgTGCTGCTATGTGGGAAGAAGCTGAGAAATCTAAACATACTGCCAG ATTTAAGCGTGAGGAAATCAAAATTCAAGCATGGGAAAGTGAGCAAAAGGCAAAATTAGAAGCCGAAATGAGAAGAACCGAG GCGAAAGTAGAGCAAATAAGAGCACAGACGCATGCAAAAATGGTGAAAAAGATTGCTATGGCGAGGCAAAGGTCAGAAGAAAAGCGTGCTGCAGCTGAAGCCAGAAAAAATAGAGAAGCAGAAAGAACTGTTGCTCAAGCAGAATACATACGCCAAACAGGACGATTACCCTCTTCCAGTTACATATGTTGTGGTTGGCTGTGA
- the LOC108323747 gene encoding uncharacterized protein LOC108323747 isoform X3 — protein MEYERIEKVQAGIISPSKLRMKLLGPHHHRKKDGSNSNSSRTSPSRLEDAEFVNSLLASKNDNLEDEVTSPSLEVLSLKPSSDAVVDRKQSGKISHEAKETIAKENGETGRVKMQHFQKVVGSGSSSTIHALRSVEDENLDYDSNASSSSFEFDKGERPGNNPATRSLFRPIPSKWNDAEKWIMNRQNIHANHSKKHVAHNQANRMASSMVRVAPESAHYDHKLPTVSGQAHGANPVVESFPQSKDLKEVNELVLSSSRGTDDQSVMPGIRSVAMRDMGTEMTPVPSQEPSRTATPVGSATPLRSPVSSMPSTPRRGAPASTPLDNMTDEDSQFPVENGRRHLSEEEMKIKTRREIAALGVQLGKMNIAAWASKDEQEKNQSSLQGTNMQEQERIEFEKRAAMWEEAEKSKHTARFKREEIKIQAWESEQKAKLEAEMRRTEAKVEQIRAQTHAKMVKKIAMARQRSEEKRAAAEARKNREAERTVAQAEYIRQTGRLPSSSYICCGWL, from the exons ATGGAGTACGAGAGGATAGAGAAAGTTCAG GCTGGAATAATTTCTCCCAGTAAACTGAGGATGAAGTTGTTAGGGCCTCATCATCATAGGAAGAAGGATGGATCCAATAGTAATTCATCCAGAACTTCCCCTTCAAGGCTTGAAGATGCTGAATTTGTTAATAGCTTACTTGCTTCAAAAAATGACAACCTTGAAGATGAAG TTACATCTCCAAGCTTAGAGGTTCTATCATTAAAGCCATCCAGTGATGCTGTGGTGGACCGGAAACAGAGTGGGAAGATTTCCCATGAAGCAAAGGAGACAATAGCGAAGGAAAATGGTGAGACGGGTCGTGTAAAGATGCAGCATTTTCAGAAGGTTGTTGGTAGTGGAAGTTCAAGCACAATTCACGCGCTGAGATCAGTGGAAGATGAAAATCTTGATTATGACAGCAATGCCAGCTCGTCGAGTTTTGAGTTTGATAAAGGAGAGAGACCGGGGAACAATCCTGCCACTAGATCTCTATTCAGACCTATTCCTTCTAAGTGGAACGATGCCGAGAAATGGATAATGAATAGGCAAAACATACATGCTAATCACTCCAAAAAACATGTTGCACATAACCAAGCGAATCGCATGGCATCAAGCATGGTGAGGGTTGCTCCCGAGTCTGCTCATTATGATCATAAGCTCCCCACAG TTTCAGGTCAAGCACATGGAGCAAATCCAGTGGTAGAGTCTTTTCCCCAAAGCAAAGATTTGAAGGAAGTGAATGAATTGGTTCTATCTTCCTCAAGAGGAACAGATGATCAATCAG TGATGCCTGGGATAAGATCCGTTGCGATGAGAGACATGGGAACTGAAATGACCCCTGTGCCAAGTCAAGAACCTTCGCGGACAGCTACTCCTGTTGGGTCTGCAACTCCACTACGGAGCCCAGTTTCGTCGATGCCGTCGACTCCTCGGAGAGGTGCACCAGCTTCAACACCTTTGGACAACATGACCGATGAGGATTCCCAGTTTCCCGTTGAAAATGGCAGAAGACATTTGTCtgaagaagagatgaagatAAAGACAAGGAGAGAGATTGCAGCCCTTGGAGTGCAGCTTGGTAAGATGAACATTGCTGCATGGGCAAGCAAAGATGAGCAGGAAAAGAACCAATCTTCTCTTCAGGGCACCAATATGCAAGAACAGGAgagaattgaatttgaaaaacgTGCTGCTATGTGGGAAGAAGCTGAGAAATCTAAACATACTGCCAG ATTTAAGCGTGAGGAAATCAAAATTCAAGCATGGGAAAGTGAGCAAAAGGCAAAATTAGAAGCCGAAATGAGAAGAACCGAG GCGAAAGTAGAGCAAATAAGAGCACAGACGCATGCAAAAATGGTGAAAAAGATTGCTATGGCGAGGCAAAGGTCAGAAGAAAAGCGTGCTGCAGCTGAAGCCAGAAAAAATAGAGAAGCAGAAAGAACTGTTGCTCAAGCAGAATACATACGCCAAACAGGACGATTACCCTCTTCCAGTTACATATGTTGTGGTTGGCTGTGA
- the LOC108323747 gene encoding uncharacterized protein LOC108323747 isoform X2 gives MYWAGIISPSKLRMKLLGPHHHRKKDGSNSNSSRTSPSRLEDAEFVNSLLASKNDNLEDEVTSPSLEVLSLKPSSDAVVDRKQSGKISHEAKETIAKENGETGRVKMQHFQKVVGSGSSSTIHALRSVEDENLDYDSNASSSSFEFDKGERPGNNPATRSLFRPIPSKWNDAEKWIMNRQNIHANHSKKHVAHNQANRMASSMVRVAPESAHYDHKLPTGKVTETKRVDFCQPTSHTGFEKFSFVPSDAHSVSGQAHGANPVVESFPQSKDLKEVNELVLSSSRGTDDQSVMPGIRSVAMRDMGTEMTPVPSQEPSRTATPVGSATPLRSPVSSMPSTPRRGAPASTPLDNMTDEDSQFPVENGRRHLSEEEMKIKTRREIAALGVQLGKMNIAAWASKDEQEKNQSSLQGTNMQEQERIEFEKRAAMWEEAEKSKHTARFKREEIKIQAWESEQKAKLEAEMRRTEAKVEQIRAQTHAKMVKKIAMARQRSEEKRAAAEARKNREAERTVAQAEYIRQTGRLPSSSYICCGWL, from the exons ATGTATTGG GCTGGAATAATTTCTCCCAGTAAACTGAGGATGAAGTTGTTAGGGCCTCATCATCATAGGAAGAAGGATGGATCCAATAGTAATTCATCCAGAACTTCCCCTTCAAGGCTTGAAGATGCTGAATTTGTTAATAGCTTACTTGCTTCAAAAAATGACAACCTTGAAGATGAAG TTACATCTCCAAGCTTAGAGGTTCTATCATTAAAGCCATCCAGTGATGCTGTGGTGGACCGGAAACAGAGTGGGAAGATTTCCCATGAAGCAAAGGAGACAATAGCGAAGGAAAATGGTGAGACGGGTCGTGTAAAGATGCAGCATTTTCAGAAGGTTGTTGGTAGTGGAAGTTCAAGCACAATTCACGCGCTGAGATCAGTGGAAGATGAAAATCTTGATTATGACAGCAATGCCAGCTCGTCGAGTTTTGAGTTTGATAAAGGAGAGAGACCGGGGAACAATCCTGCCACTAGATCTCTATTCAGACCTATTCCTTCTAAGTGGAACGATGCCGAGAAATGGATAATGAATAGGCAAAACATACATGCTAATCACTCCAAAAAACATGTTGCACATAACCAAGCGAATCGCATGGCATCAAGCATGGTGAGGGTTGCTCCCGAGTCTGCTCATTATGATCATAAGCTCCCCACAGGCAAGGTGACGGAAACGAAAAGAGTTGATTTCTGTCAACCCACATCACATACGGGATTTGAAAAGTTCTCTTTTGTTCCCTCCGATGCTCATTCAGTTTCAGGTCAAGCACATGGAGCAAATCCAGTGGTAGAGTCTTTTCCCCAAAGCAAAGATTTGAAGGAAGTGAATGAATTGGTTCTATCTTCCTCAAGAGGAACAGATGATCAATCAG TGATGCCTGGGATAAGATCCGTTGCGATGAGAGACATGGGAACTGAAATGACCCCTGTGCCAAGTCAAGAACCTTCGCGGACAGCTACTCCTGTTGGGTCTGCAACTCCACTACGGAGCCCAGTTTCGTCGATGCCGTCGACTCCTCGGAGAGGTGCACCAGCTTCAACACCTTTGGACAACATGACCGATGAGGATTCCCAGTTTCCCGTTGAAAATGGCAGAAGACATTTGTCtgaagaagagatgaagatAAAGACAAGGAGAGAGATTGCAGCCCTTGGAGTGCAGCTTGGTAAGATGAACATTGCTGCATGGGCAAGCAAAGATGAGCAGGAAAAGAACCAATCTTCTCTTCAGGGCACCAATATGCAAGAACAGGAgagaattgaatttgaaaaacgTGCTGCTATGTGGGAAGAAGCTGAGAAATCTAAACATACTGCCAG ATTTAAGCGTGAGGAAATCAAAATTCAAGCATGGGAAAGTGAGCAAAAGGCAAAATTAGAAGCCGAAATGAGAAGAACCGAG GCGAAAGTAGAGCAAATAAGAGCACAGACGCATGCAAAAATGGTGAAAAAGATTGCTATGGCGAGGCAAAGGTCAGAAGAAAAGCGTGCTGCAGCTGAAGCCAGAAAAAATAGAGAAGCAGAAAGAACTGTTGCTCAAGCAGAATACATACGCCAAACAGGACGATTACCCTCTTCCAGTTACATATGTTGTGGTTGGCTGTGA